The window CTGGGTGTAcagggggttgctggggttcTTCTTGACGCCCAAGATCGGGAGCTGTACCGTGACATTGAGAGTTGGGTGTGTGACATTGGCCTTCTTGTACCGGAGACCCATGGGGCGAATGAAACCTATTCCCAACATTAGTTCCCCTTTCCAAGCTCCTGAACAAGCCGAACAACTCACGTTCGTATTTGACCGGCCGTCTGGTGAAATCAGGCCCAACAAAAGTAGGCTTCGTAACCACACGCTTCCATCCCTTCTTGTGCACCTTCTTGCCCGTCTTGACAACCTTGAATAACTCCTCCTCACTGATACCCTTGACCTTGGGAATCGGCACCGAAAACCTCGCCGCCTTTTCGGCACGTTTGCTCTTGATCTGACTGGAGAGGGCCTTGGCGGATGTGGGGTTGGCGCGGTCGAGAAGGTACGAGGGAATAGGGTTGGAGGGCTCGTTCTCGGCGGGGGCGCCCTTGACGTTGCGCTCTTCGTGCTGCTTGATCG is drawn from Podospora pseudocomata strain CBS 415.72m chromosome 1 map unlocalized CBS415.72m_1, whole genome shotgun sequence and contains these coding sequences:
- the NSA2 gene encoding Ribosome biogenesis protein (BUSCO:EOG09263ZBF; COG:J; EggNog:ENOG503NYAP); protein product: MPQNEYIERHRKLHGKRLDHEERTRKKAAREGHKQSENAQNLRGLRAKLYAKQRHSQKIQMRKTIKQHEERNVKGAPAENEPSNPIPSYLLDRANPTSAKALSSQIKSKRAEKAARFSVPIPKVKGISEEELFKVVKTGKKVHKKGWKRVVTKPTFVGPDFTRRPVKYERFIRPMGLRYKKANVTHPTLNVTVQLPILGVKKNPSNPLYTQLGVLSKGTIIEVNVSDLGMVTASGKIAWGRYAQITNNPENDGCLNAVLLV